In the Telopea speciosissima isolate NSW1024214 ecotype Mountain lineage chromosome 2, Tspe_v1, whole genome shotgun sequence genome, one interval contains:
- the LOC122649933 gene encoding UBP1-associated protein 2C-like: MDPATKKRKADENGDAALGSKLTSEDTRKIIEPFTQEQFLDILQDAAACHLDVLDAIRAIADRDPAQRKLFIRGLGWDTTTEGLRTLFSQYGDLEEAVVILDKATGKSKGYGFVTFKHIDGAMLALKEPSKKIDGRMTVTQLAAPGTSGPTANQPPAVDVSMRKIYVGNVPPDMPADRLLAHFSSYGEIEEGPLGFDKQTGKSRGFALFVYKTAEAAKASLVDATKNIDGHQLLCKLAIEGKKAKPGQPGVAVAGVQPPTGVPGEIAGDGLGLPPPSSMPSTLSSHYGGHPSGLSAYGGFSGAHQGQPPLGGHHHHNLNSPLQSSIGAPGLSVGTQVPSSLGATGGYGAGLSGGPYGASQYGGPTSGGYGGLGGSGSSLYRLPPTSVGMPSGNYPDSGHYGLTSAYPSQHNLPTGTSPVPRVPPGGLYQSMPPYY, translated from the coding sequence ATGGATCCTGCTACCAAGAAGAGGAAGGCCGACGAGAATGGCGACGCTGCTTTAGGTTCGAAGTTAACATCAGAGGACACTCGCAAGATTATCGAACCCTTCACTCAAGAGCAATTTCTCGATATCCTACAAGATGCCGCCGCCTGTCACTTAGACGTTCTCGATGCCATCCGTGCCATTGCCGATCGCGATCCAGCGCAGCGCAAGCTGTTCATCCGCGGTCTCGGTTGGGACACAACCACCGAAGGCCTGCGCACTCTGTTCTCACAATACGGTGATCTTGAAGAAGCCGTGGTCATCCTCGACAAGGCTACAGGGAAGAGCAAAGGTTATGGCTTTGTCACTTTCAAGCACATCGACGGTGCTATGCTCGCCTTGAAGGAGCCCAGTAAGAAGATCGACGGTCGGATGACTGTCACTCAGCTCGCCGCCCCAGGGACTTCGGGCCCCACTGCAAATCAGCCACCGGCGGTTGATGTGTCAATGCGTAAGATTTATGTTGGGAATGTTCCTCCAGATATGCCTGCGGATCGCTTGCTTGCTCACTTCTCGTCTTATGGTGAGATAGAGGAGGGACCATTAGGGTTCGATAAGCAGACCGGAAAGTCAAGAGGGTTTGCCTTATTCGTCTACAAAACTGCTGAGGCCGCAAAggcttctcttgttgatgccaCCAAGAACATTGATGGGCATCAGTTGCTCTGCAAATTGGCGATTGAAGGAAAGAAGGCGAAGCCTGGCCAACCTGGAGTAGCTGTTGCAGGAGTTCAACCCCCCACTGGTGTCCCCGGAGAAATTGCCGGCGATGGACTTGGCTTGCCACCACCGTCTTCCATGCCGAGCACTCTTTCTTCTCATTACGGTGGTCATCCTTCTGGGTTGTCTGCCTATGGCGGTTTCTCCGGTGCTCATCAGGGCCAACCACCATTGGGTGGCCATCACCACCATAATCTGAACTCGCCATTGCAGTCGTCTATTGGTGCTCCTGGCCTGTCTGTTGGGACTCAGGTTCCATCTTCGTTAGGTGCCACAGGTGGCTATGGTGCAGGCTTGAGTGGTGGTCCATACGGCGCTTCACAGTATGGTGGACCTACTTCCGGTGGTTATGGTGGTTTGGGTGGTAGCGGATCGTCTTTATATCGTTTGCCGCCAACTTCGGTTGGAATGCCTTCTGGGAATTATCCAGACAGTGGGCACTATGGTTTGACATCTGCGTATCCAAGCCAGCATAACCTGCCTACAGGGACATCGCCGGTGCCTAGGGTACCACCTGGTGGGTTGTATCAGAGCATGCCTCCTTATTACTGA